In bacterium, the genomic window ACCGGTTATGATATTTTAAAAAATATAGAGTTTGAACAGCCGGTTGCTCAGATTGTCCGTCAGCACCACGAGATGATGAATGCATCGGGGTACCCTCAAAGTTTAGCTGCAGAAAATATTCTGCTGGAGGCAAAGATACTGGCGGTTGCCGATGTTGT contains:
- a CDS encoding HD domain-containing protein; this encodes TGYDILKNIEFEQPVAQIVRQHHEMMNASGYPQSLAAENILLEAKILAVADVVEAISSHRPYRPALGKNKAMDVITQNKGILYDPVVVETCLKLFIDKGYAFED